A single genomic interval of Sinorhizobium garamanticum harbors:
- a CDS encoding phasin family protein yields the protein MFNFDDANKKSKEAIDVAVKSYSAMTKGFQAIATEAADYSKKSFEDGIAHFEKLANAKSVEAAFELQTNYVKASYEGFVAEATKIGEMYADLAKDAYKPYEAPVAKATSAVKSAAA from the coding sequence ATGTTTAACTTCGACGATGCGAACAAGAAGAGCAAAGAAGCCATTGATGTTGCTGTCAAAAGCTATTCGGCCATGACCAAGGGCTTTCAGGCCATTGCAACGGAAGCAGCGGACTATTCGAAGAAGTCCTTCGAAGACGGAATTGCCCATTTCGAAAAGCTTGCCAATGCCAAGAGCGTTGAGGCTGCGTTCGAACTTCAAACCAATTATGTGAAGGCAAGCTACGAAGGCTTTGTGGCCGAGGCAACGAAGATCGGTGAGATGTATGCCGATCTCGCCAAGGACGCCTACAAGCCCTACGAAGCGCCGGTTGCCAAGGCGACCTCAGCTGTCAAGTCTGCTGCGGCCTGA
- a CDS encoding DUF3126 family protein produces MKPEEIRKLEAYFKRTFNQSMVVKARPKKDESAEVYLGDEFLGVVFRDEEDGELSYNFSMAILDIDL; encoded by the coding sequence TTGAAGCCCGAAGAGATCCGAAAGCTTGAAGCCTATTTCAAGCGTACCTTCAACCAGTCCATGGTCGTCAAGGCGCGGCCGAAGAAGGACGAGTCCGCGGAGGTCTATCTCGGCGACGAGTTTCTCGGTGTCGTTTTCCGCGACGAAGAGGATGGGGAGCTTTCGTACAACTTCTCGATGGCGATCCTCGACATCGATCTGTAA
- the cysE gene encoding serine O-acetyltransferase, with product MVAKTELRHTESFKAIDPIWDSLREEARLAAERDPMLAAFLYSTVVNQHSLEEAVIYRICERLDHPDLQANLLHQTFSEMLEDWPEWGTILRVDIQAVYDRDPACTRFIEPVLYFKGFHAIQTHRLAHWLWKRGRKDFALYLQSRSSSVYQTDINPAARIGRGIFLDHATGLVVGETATIGDNVSILHGVTLGGTGKEGSDRHPKIGDGVLIGAGAKILGNIHIGHCSRVAAGSVVLKPVPPKTTVAGVPAKVVGEAGCSEPSRQMDQILTSFDI from the coding sequence ATGGTCGCCAAGACAGAACTGCGCCACACGGAATCGTTCAAGGCGATAGACCCGATCTGGGACAGCCTGCGCGAAGAAGCCCGTCTCGCTGCTGAGCGGGATCCGATGTTGGCAGCGTTCTTGTATTCGACCGTCGTCAATCAGCACTCCCTCGAAGAGGCTGTGATTTACCGAATTTGCGAACGACTGGACCACCCGGATCTGCAGGCAAACCTGCTCCATCAGACCTTTTCCGAAATGCTGGAAGACTGGCCTGAATGGGGCACGATTCTTCGTGTCGACATCCAGGCGGTCTATGATCGCGACCCGGCGTGCACGCGGTTCATCGAACCGGTGCTCTATTTCAAGGGGTTCCACGCCATCCAGACGCATCGCCTTGCCCACTGGCTGTGGAAGCGCGGACGGAAGGATTTCGCGTTGTATCTGCAGAGCCGCTCTTCGAGCGTCTATCAGACCGACATCAATCCTGCCGCCCGGATCGGGCGCGGCATCTTCCTTGACCACGCAACCGGGCTGGTGGTCGGCGAAACGGCAACCATCGGTGACAACGTGTCGATCCTGCACGGGGTGACGCTTGGCGGCACCGGCAAGGAGGGCAGCGATCGCCATCCCAAGATCGGTGACGGCGTGTTGATCGGCGCAGGCGCAAAGATACTTGGCAACATCCACATCGGGCATTGCTCGCGCGTTGCGGCGGGCTCAGTCGTGCTGAAGCCGGTACCTCCTAAGACAACGGTGGCAGGCGTTCCGGCAAAGGTCGTAGGCGAGGCCGGTTGTTCCGAGCCGTCGCGCCAGATGGACCAGATCCTGACCAGCTTCGACATCTAA
- a CDS encoding alpha/beta fold hydrolase, with product MDLNAPPFSRFVHEGMEIAFFDEGDPSGDSILLIHGFASSANVNWVYPGWLKTLGDAGYRVIALDNRGHGKSSKPYDPSLYHPHQMAGDAAALLVHLGIGEAHVMGYSMGARISAFLALAHPDRVRSLVFGGLGIGMVTGVGDWDPIADALLAPSLESVTHPRGRMFRAFADQTNSDRQALAACIATSRDLLSPEDMARIEVPVLIGVGTKDEVAGSAQELAALMPRAKALDIPGRDHMLAVGDRVFKKAVLEFLGEVGRA from the coding sequence ATGGATCTAAACGCACCGCCATTTTCGCGCTTCGTGCATGAGGGAATGGAGATCGCCTTTTTCGACGAAGGCGACCCGTCGGGAGATTCGATCCTGCTCATTCACGGTTTCGCTTCGAGCGCCAATGTCAACTGGGTGTATCCGGGCTGGTTGAAGACACTAGGGGATGCCGGCTACCGGGTTATCGCGCTGGACAATCGCGGCCATGGAAAGAGCAGCAAGCCGTACGACCCTTCGCTCTACCATCCTCACCAGATGGCAGGGGATGCGGCGGCACTTCTCGTGCATCTCGGGATCGGTGAAGCGCATGTCATGGGCTATTCCATGGGCGCGCGCATTTCAGCATTCCTGGCTTTGGCGCATCCGGATCGCGTGCGCTCGCTTGTGTTCGGCGGCCTCGGAATAGGCATGGTGACCGGGGTCGGAGACTGGGATCCGATCGCCGACGCGCTGCTTGCACCGTCGCTGGAGAGCGTGACGCATCCGCGCGGACGAATGTTTCGTGCGTTTGCCGATCAGACCAACAGCGATCGCCAGGCGCTTGCGGCTTGTATTGCCACGTCGCGCGATCTTCTGTCGCCCGAAGATATGGCCCGCATCGAGGTGCCGGTACTGATAGGTGTCGGAACGAAGGACGAGGTTGCCGGATCGGCGCAGGAACTTGCGGCACTTATGCCGCGGGCAAAGGCGCTCGACATTCCGGGGCGCGACCATATGCTGGCGGTCGGCGACCGAGTGTTCAAGAAGGCCGTGCTCGAATTCCTTGGCGAGGTCGGGCGAGCATAG
- a CDS encoding zinc-finger domain-containing protein, which produces MAGHSIPHFQNDGGHQVIEIGVKEFMCTGASVPFDHPHIFIDMGDDNEKVCPYCSTLYRYNPSLKATETNPPGCLFTSKAA; this is translated from the coding sequence ATGGCCGGCCACAGCATCCCCCATTTTCAGAATGACGGCGGACACCAGGTGATCGAAATCGGCGTCAAGGAATTCATGTGCACGGGCGCATCCGTTCCCTTCGACCACCCCCACATCTTCATCGACATGGGCGACGACAACGAGAAGGTCTGCCCCTATTGTTCGACGCTCTATCGCTACAACCCTTCGCTGAAGGCAACGGAGACAAATCCTCCGGGATGCCTCTTCACCAGCAAGGCGGCTTAA
- a CDS encoding FAD-dependent oxidoreductase, whose protein sequence is MQDAGPVAIVGAGIAGLTTALCLARQGFETEIFEQADSLKEVGAGLQLSPNASRILIELGLLPALEAVWSEPVSIALLDGCSLRSLASVPAGSYARNRWAAPYGVLHRASLQKILFDAVEAEPRCRIHLGCRIESDPEAAIDRGMTRRPSAIVGADGIWSRTRTSVPGAGPVQFSGNIAWRLMVPRAEATPLLSEDRVTAFLGSNAHLVAYPIKEVGGFNLVAIVAGKAGESVWIGKDSEERRRELATAFDGWHPKLCALLTSATAATYWPLCTVGKGAWHDGKRTVLIGDAAHAMTPFAAQGAAMAIEDAWELAHCLAESQDIPSALARYDRARRSRIDRVRKRAAFNRFAYHARGPIRLGRDLVLALKGSESLAADLDWLYGYGAEITMTLGRSDLKS, encoded by the coding sequence ATGCAAGACGCTGGTCCGGTCGCGATTGTCGGCGCCGGTATCGCCGGCCTGACGACGGCTCTCTGTCTCGCCCGCCAGGGTTTTGAGACGGAAATATTTGAACAGGCCGACTCTTTGAAAGAGGTGGGCGCCGGTCTGCAATTGTCGCCGAACGCGTCACGCATTCTGATCGAACTCGGTTTGCTCCCTGCCCTTGAAGCCGTCTGGAGCGAGCCGGTTTCTATCGCGCTTCTCGACGGATGCTCGCTGCGCTCGCTTGCAAGCGTGCCGGCCGGATCGTACGCCCGCAACCGCTGGGCGGCTCCCTATGGCGTTCTGCATCGCGCCAGCTTGCAAAAGATCCTGTTCGACGCAGTGGAAGCCGAACCACGTTGCCGCATTCACCTTGGCTGCCGGATCGAGAGCGATCCGGAAGCGGCGATCGATCGCGGGATGACACGACGCCCGTCTGCAATCGTCGGCGCCGATGGGATCTGGTCACGGACAAGAACATCCGTCCCGGGCGCCGGTCCCGTACAGTTCTCGGGCAACATCGCCTGGCGCCTGATGGTGCCGCGCGCGGAGGCGACGCCCCTCCTGTCGGAGGACCGTGTCACGGCCTTTCTCGGCTCGAATGCGCACCTCGTCGCATACCCGATCAAGGAAGTCGGCGGCTTCAACCTTGTCGCGATCGTCGCGGGTAAGGCTGGTGAGAGCGTGTGGATCGGCAAGGATTCCGAGGAGAGACGGCGTGAGCTTGCAACAGCTTTCGATGGCTGGCATCCGAAGCTGTGCGCGCTGCTCACGAGTGCAACCGCAGCGACCTACTGGCCCTTATGCACCGTTGGAAAAGGTGCATGGCACGACGGGAAGAGAACCGTCCTCATCGGCGACGCGGCCCATGCGATGACGCCATTTGCAGCCCAGGGGGCCGCCATGGCGATCGAGGATGCCTGGGAGCTCGCGCACTGCCTCGCCGAAAGCCAGGATATCCCCTCCGCACTTGCGAGATATGATCGCGCGCGAAGGTCGCGGATCGATCGCGTTCGGAAGCGGGCCGCCTTCAACCGCTTCGCCTATCACGCCCGAGGGCCAATCCGTCTCGGGCGCGATCTGGTGCTCGCGCTCAAGGGTTCCGAATCGCTTGCCGCCGACCTTGACTGGCT